Below is a genomic region from Candidatus Binatus sp..
GACGGATGCACCGCGGACTCGCATACCAATATCCACAAAGGCGCCACGACGGCCGGCAATTACAGTTGGAGCGGCGGCCTACATACGCGCGGTCAATCTTCGGGAGAACCGGGCGGAGTTTGGGGTACCCTGATCAACAGCACGCTTAGTCCGGGCGCCGTCGAGCCATAGCTGTAACCTGCGGGATGCTAGCGCGTCGGCAAGCGAATCGTAGTTAGCGCGCGGTAGTCGAGCGCTTCTCTTGCTCACATCATACATTGAACTCTCCTCTCGTTAGTTGACTCAAGTGTAACGTGATCTTAGATTGCTCTCGCCGCAAGATTTGTCGATTCAATCGAAATGAAGAAGCAATTGTCACGCGCGACTCCGCAGCCGCCGAATGATTTCAGGCCGTTAGCACGACGCGAAGGATTGATCGCCAGACCGTACGGACTGCAAAACACGACGTTTTCACTGCCTGGTGCAAGCAGCAGATTATTGATCAACTCGGCGGGGCCGGCGAATCCGTCCGCATAAATCGCGGAACCAAGACCTCGCGTGGCATCGTTTCCCAAAATCGTATTGTTGACGATCAAAGGCCCCGTCGAGGCCGATGGCACGCTAAAGTAAACGCCGGCGCCGATATCCGAGTTGTTGTTCACGATCAGGTTCTGCCCGAGTAGCGGTGCAGAGCCATACATCGCGATTCCGCCGCCAGCGGCTGAGGGCCCGCCTCCTCCAAACACACCCGTGGTAAGGTTGCCGGTGATCAGGTTGTTCAGAATCAGCGGATTACCCGCCCCATACATCAAGATTCCACCTCCGTCGCCACTCGACCAGGAGTTGTTGCTGATGGTGTTGGAGACGATCAATCCACTCCCCGCCCCAAGCAGTAGGATTCCCGCACCTCCTCCGCCGGTGCAGTCCGTCTGAGTGTTGTTCGTGATCGTGTTCGACTGAATTATCGGCGACGCAAACTCGACGGCAATCCCAGCTCCGCCAAAGCAGGCACTGGCTCTCTGGAACTTTAGACGGAAACCCATCTTCCTACTACACGTTTTGCGATCGCAACTACAAAGGGCTCGAACCGTATTACGCTCAGTTGAAACGCTGCTTTGAGTCCGTCCGGGCAATATCCGATCGGCGGACAGTACTTGTGCAAATTGTCGCCTTCTCCGAGCCACGCTGGCAGCTTCCCAAATACTTGGCCGTTATGAACGCCGCCGGTTTCACCGAGGTTGACCTGTCCACATCGCTCCCGTCAGGAATGTCGACAGGCGGCGATAATCAAATTTACGTGCCTGCCACGCTTGTCCTTCTGCGCCCAGACGAACACAGTCTGAGGAGCGCTGAAACTCTCATTAGCTACTACCCACATCGCTATCCCTGCACGCATAACCGGCATCAAGACCAATTGGGAGCCGAACTGAAGAGACCGCCGAGACTCAATCAGGAGAGTGGTCATGTGCATGATG
It encodes:
- a CDS encoding right-handed parallel beta-helix repeat-containing protein; this encodes MGFRLKFQRASACFGGAGIAVEFASPIIQSNTITNNTQTDCTGGGGAGILLLGAGSGLIVSNTISNNSWSSGDGGGILMYGAGNPLILNNLITGNLTTGVFGGGGPSAAGGGIAMYGSAPLLGQNLIVNNNSDIGAGVYFSVPSASTGPLIVNNTILGNDATRGLGSAIYADGFAGPAELINNLLLAPGSENVVFCSPYGLAINPSRRANGLKSFGGCGVARDNCFFISIESTNLAARAI